In Cololabis saira isolate AMF1-May2022 chromosome 14, fColSai1.1, whole genome shotgun sequence, a single genomic region encodes these proteins:
- the waif2 gene encoding wnt-activated inhibitory factor 2, with amino-acid sequence MRQNTCIFDSAGRSKCTVSTWTQWCLRSAAVLCVLLSRNAADDVCPSSCVCTRDSGTVTCPADGDETEIPTDIPEWTSALILKGRNISTLPRGAFSANGTELDMVTLSLSYNGIQVIEPYAFLGLPRLHLLDLSHNQLGSISDRAFHGLPELRSLYLNHSVLPSAAAQLSSALSAQSLRNLHRLELVGNRLTSIPLVRLDLYNLHSLVLINNSIKSIEGDNITHLYEQRRIRVYLSLNPFRCNCELGEFYYWLKNSSQCQDAGRVLCHEPEAKRGIPVENLRGEDVDCVNENLEAVSYVFLGIVLALIGVVFLMVLYLNRGGIKRWLNNLREACRDQMEVYHYRYEQDSDPRLANVAV; translated from the coding sequence atgaggcaGAACACTTGTATATTTGACAGTGCCGGCCGTTCGAAGTGTACCGTTTCAACTTGGACTCAGTGGTGTTTGCGTTCCGCGGCGGTGCTGTGCGTGCTGCTGTCGCGCAACGCGGCGGACGACGTTTGTCCGTCTTCCTGCGTCTGTACCAGAGACTCGGGGACGGTGACCTGCCCGGCCGACGGAGATGAGACCGAGATACCCACAGACATCCCCGAGTGGACGTCCGCCTTGATTCTGAAGGGCAGAAACATCTCAACTTTACCTCGTGGTGCGTTCAGCGCAAACGGCACGGAGTTGGACATGGTGACGCTGTCGCTGTCCTACAACGGGATACAAGTTATTGAACCCTACGCTTTCCTGGGACTCCCCCGTTTACACTTGCTGGACCTGAGCCACAACCAGCTGGGCTCCATCTCAGACAGGGCTTTCCACGGGTTGCCAGAGTTGCGCTCTCTGTACTTAAACCACTCTGTTTTGCCTTCGGCCGCTGCGCAACTCTCCAGTGCGCTCAGCGCGCAAAGTTTGCGCAACCTCCACAGACTGGAGTTGGTGGGAAATAGATTGACTTCTATCCCCCTGGTGAGATTAGATTTATACAACCTCCACTCGTTAGTGTTGATAAACAACTCTATAAAAAGCATCGAGGGGGACAATATAACTCATCTGTATGAGCAAAGGCGCATACGCGTCTACTTGTCTCTAAATCCATTTCGATGCAATTGTGAACTGGGGGAGTTTTACTACTGGTTGAAGAACTCGTCTCAGTGTCAGGATGCTGGGAGAGTCCTGTGTCATGAGCCCGAGGCCAAGAGGGGGATCCCCGTGGAAAACCTCCGGGGAGAGGACGTGGATTGTGTGAACGAGAACCTGGAGGCGGTGTCGTATGTCTTCCTCGGTATCGTGTTGGCTCTGATAGGGGTGGTGTTTCTCATGGTGTTGTATCTCAACCGCGGAGGCATCAAGCGCTGGCTCAACAACCTCCGGGAGGCGTGCAGGGACCAGATGGAGGTCTACCATTACCGCTATGAGCAGGACTCGGACCCCAGACTGGCCAACGTGGCTGTGTAA